The following proteins come from a genomic window of Candidatus Amarolinea dominans:
- a CDS encoding tellurite resistance/C4-dicarboxylate transporter family protein, translating to MSAWFWIVLIYAFFADDHQRTETAAGRGINGAWLLTVVSTQSVAVLGTLIAPRFGAWQEIFLFAMLCFFLLGCMFYILVIALIFYRFMFFKLNPQELTPPYWINMGAVAITTLAGANIILSGNYPFLADMMSFIEGFTLFFWAIGTWWIPLLLVFGGWRHLYKHQMLTYHPLYWGLVFPLGMYTVCTFNSPGRLGLTFCLPSLATSSILPSRPGSSRSLASWFRLGRSWRPERSQRSNLV from the coding sequence TTGTCGGCCTGGTTCTGGATCGTCTTGATCTACGCCTTCTTCGCCGATGACCATCAAAGAACAGAAACCGCCGCTGGAAGGGGCATCAACGGCGCCTGGCTGTTGACGGTGGTCTCCACGCAGTCCGTCGCCGTGCTGGGAACGCTGATCGCCCCCCGCTTCGGCGCCTGGCAAGAGATTTTCCTCTTCGCCATGCTCTGCTTCTTCCTGCTCGGATGCATGTTCTACATCCTCGTCATCGCGCTCATTTTCTACCGCTTCATGTTCTTCAAGCTCAACCCGCAGGAGCTGACGCCTCCCTATTGGATCAACATGGGCGCCGTCGCCATCACCACCCTGGCGGGCGCCAACATCATCCTCAGCGGCAACTATCCCTTCCTCGCTGACATGATGTCGTTCATCGAGGGCTTCACCCTCTTCTTCTGGGCGATAGGAACCTGGTGGATTCCGCTCCTGCTCGTCTTCGGCGGATGGCGTCACCTCTACAAGCACCAGATGCTGACCTATCATCCGCTGTATTGGGGCCTGGTCTTCCCGCTCGGCATGTACACCGTTTGCACCTTCAACTCGCCAGGGCGCTTGGGGTTGACTTTCTGCTTGCCATCCCTCGCTACTTCGTCTATCTTGCCATCGCGGCCTGGCTCGTCACGTTCTTTGGCCTCGTGGTTCAGATTGGGAAGAAGCTGGCGCCCTGAACGATCACAGAGATCGAACCTGGTTTAG